Within Metabacillus sp. KUDC1714, the genomic segment AAGCAATTAAAATACGCTCTTCACCTGGAAACTTCTCTTCACGACCACCACTCATAAAGAAGGTTACGTGTGGATATTTTTCAGTTTCTGCAATACGAAGTTGTGTTAAATTATTTTGTGCTAACACTTCTCCAATTGTATTATCTAAGTTTGTTGGTTTAAAAGCAACATATCCATCAACTGTTTCACTAAAATGTGTTAAACAAACAAAGTGTAAGTTCTTAGGATGTTTTTCTCCACGATCAAATGAACGGAAATCTTCATTTGTAAACGTGTTTGAAATTTGTATTGCACGGTCTGGACGGAAATTATAGAAAATTACCGCATCGTTATCACTTAGAGTTGCAACAGGTGAACCGTCTTCCTTCGTCATAACAGATGGAAGTACGAATTCATCGAAAATACCATTGTTATAAGAATCATCGATACATTCCATTGGAGTACTGTAAGTAGGACCTTCTCCGTACACCATTGAACGGTATGATTTTTCTACACGGTCCCAACGCTTATCGCGGTCCATTGAGTAGTAACGTCCTGATAAAGTCGCAATTTCCCCGACACCGTATTCTGTGATTTTTTCTAGTAAATCATTCAAGTATGTTTTAGCAGTTTTTGGTCCTACATCACGACCATCAAGGAAGCCATGGATGTACACATTTTTCACGCCTTCTTTAGCTGCAAGCTGCAAAAGAGCATATAAATGCTGGATATGACTATGAACGCCACCATCTGATAATAGACCAAATAAATGTAGGTTTGTACCGTTTTGTTTTACATGATCAATAGCAGCTGTGAAAGTTTCATTTTTTTCAAATTCTCCTTCACGAATTGCTACGTTTACACGTGTTAAGCTTTGATACACAACACGACCTGCACCAATATTTAAGTGCCCTACTTCAGAGTTCCCCATTTGTCCTTCAGGAAGACCTACCGCTTCACCAGAAGCCGTTAATTGCGAATGTGGATACTGATTCCAGAAACGGTCAAAGTTTGGCTTCTTAGCATGAGCAACTGCATTTCCTTTCGATTCTTCACGGCAAGCAAAGCCGTCAAGAATAATTAGTGCAACTGGTGCTTTACTCATTGCTACTTGCCTCCAAAAGCTGAAGGAAGGATTGTGCTTCTAAACTTGCTCCACCGACTAGTGCACCATCGATATCAGGTTGCGCCATATATTCTTTAATATTTTCAGGCTTTACACTACCACCGTATTGAATACGTACAGCTTGTGCAGCAGCTTGTGAAAATTGCTCACCAACAACTTGGCGGATATGTGCACATACTTCATTTGCATCTTGAGCAGATGAAGATTTGCCAGTTCCAATAGCCCAAATTGGTTCATACGCAATAACAGTTTGAGTTACTTGCTCTTCAGTTAAACCTTGTAATGCTTGTTTCACTTGTTCACCTACAAGATCATTTGTCTTACCAGATTCACGTTCTTCTAACGTTTCACCACAGCAAACAATTGGAGTTAAACCATGTTTGAAAGCAGCTAGTGTTTTCTTGTTAACTGTTTCATCTGTTTCAGCAAACATTTCTCTACGCTCTGAATGCCCTAAAACAACATAGCTAACACCTAAATCTTTAAGTGCTACTGGACTAATTTCGCCAGTGAATGCGCCATTTCCTTCAAAGTGCATGTTTTGCGCACCTACTTTTAGGTCACTACCTTCAGTTAAGCCTACTAGGCTTTCTAAAAATAGTGCTGGAGCACATACTACTGAGTCAACATTAGCTGCAGTAGGTACTAAACCTTTTACTTCTTCAACAAAGCTTCTTGCTTCAGAAGATACTTTGTTCATTTTCCAGTTACCTGCAATAATTGGTTTTCTCACGATTACACCGTCCCTTTTCAAATTTCCTATGACTAATAACGCCACGATAAAAAATGAAGGTAAATGCTTGTGTAAAAATAATAGTCAAGATGTCGCGACTAATCTTGGTTTCTTATTTTACAAACATAAAACTTGAGACACGATTTTATAATTAGTTTCGTGTCTAGCTCCAGCTCCCAACGACTAGTGAACTTCACACTCCTTATACGCTAAGTCAACATCGAATCGCTTACGCTCTTCGTGTTTCCTTTGCCGCACCTAAACGGTCAGTAAATAATAACTGTCCGTAAAGGTCCGATAAGTCTCGCTATCCATCAGAAAACCACTGATGGAAGTCTCGCTTTATCTCATTCGGCGTGCTCTTTTTTCTACGTCGCTAAACGGTCGCTTCCGCTTTTCTTATTTATCGTTTAATGCCACAACACCTGGAAGTTCTTTACCTTCCATAAATTCAAGAGAAGCTCCACCGCCTGTAGAAATATGGCTCATTTTATCTGCCAACTCAAACTTTTCTACAGCCGCTGCTGAATCTCCTCCTCCGATTACTGAATATGTATCATTTGCTTCAGCAAGTGCTTCGGCAACAGCCTTCGTACCACCTGCAAATGCATCTAATTCAAACACACCCATTGGTCCATTCCA encodes:
- the tpiA gene encoding triose-phosphate isomerase, with protein sequence MRKPIIAGNWKMNKVSSEARSFVEEVKGLVPTAANVDSVVCAPALFLESLVGLTEGSDLKVGAQNMHFEGNGAFTGEISPVALKDLGVSYVVLGHSERREMFAETDETVNKKTLAAFKHGLTPIVCCGETLEERESGKTNDLVGEQVKQALQGLTEEQVTQTVIAYEPIWAIGTGKSSSAQDANEVCAHIRQVVGEQFSQAAAQAVRIQYGGSVKPENIKEYMAQPDIDGALVGGASLEAQSFLQLLEASSNE
- the gpmI gene encoding 2,3-bisphosphoglycerate-independent phosphoglycerate mutase — encoded protein: MSKAPVALIILDGFACREESKGNAVAHAKKPNFDRFWNQYPHSQLTASGEAVGLPEGQMGNSEVGHLNIGAGRVVYQSLTRVNVAIREGEFEKNETFTAAIDHVKQNGTNLHLFGLLSDGGVHSHIQHLYALLQLAAKEGVKNVYIHGFLDGRDVGPKTAKTYLNDLLEKITEYGVGEIATLSGRYYSMDRDKRWDRVEKSYRSMVYGEGPTYSTPMECIDDSYNNGIFDEFVLPSVMTKEDGSPVATLSDNDAVIFYNFRPDRAIQISNTFTNEDFRSFDRGEKHPKNLHFVCLTHFSETVDGYVAFKPTNLDNTIGEVLAQNNLTQLRIAETEKYPHVTFFMSGGREEKFPGEERILIASPKVATYDLQPEMSAYEVTDALLAEIEADKFDAILLNFANPDMVGHSGMLEPTIKAIETVDECLGKIVDAIIAKGGKAIITADHGNSDEVVTLEGEPMTAHTTNPVPVIVTEEGATLREGGILGDLAPTMLDLLNVELPKEMTGKTLIQK